CCAATTAGATAATATAAAGAGTATAATGCTTACTGAatataatgtaaataaaatattttcatatgaAAAGCgattcaaaatattaaaaacaaattttgatggatcatataataataaagaagctataaaatttttttttgaagataataaagaagcaataaatttttttaaagataaaaaaaatgagccACCAATATTTAAAGATGATGATTCAAGTtcattaaatgaaaatattatgaacaGAGCTAAagtaattttaaaaagagAATTAGAAGATGATTCAAAAAGTTATATAGATGCAcgatatttattaaataacatttttgAAAAACGATTCTATCCATataattgtataaaaatgttagaaaaatgtttactttttttatcatcagttaataataataaattatgttattatatgcctttaaataaaaatctaTTAGttgattatattttattagaGCAATATGAAAATGCTAGTGGGAATACAGCAAGTAGTACATCTATGGATATAGCAAATATGCATTTacaagaaaataataatgtgaataaattatttcctGATGACGATGAAAAGAATCCCTTTAGaattagaaataaaaaatataataatatgatttCTTTGATAGATacacaaaattatataaatacaactcaatttaaaaatgtgttCATACACAATTTGAATATGcatagtaataaaaaatctaaagataaacataaaattgTTAAGCATTATAAAACATTACATCTATTAGATATGTTATATGAAATAGTTAAAACAAAAGGAAATTCATCTTtagatttattaaatttaaaatgtttatctcttgaaatattatgttctagttttgtaaaaaattcatCATCTGCTTTATCGGTTCTTTGTATTATCactaatatttttcctGATCTATTTTTAGATGTTGTAAAACAATTTAAGGATCAAAATGATCagctaaaaaaaaaacttgaTTTTTTAGATAAAGAAGCATCTATTGAAAAtccaaaatataaaaagatagaacaattaacaaataatttatcagTTCCAAAAATTAATCTTaaagttattattatatttatgaaatgTGTTAACtttttgatttatattattggaataaaaagaaaattcaATATGtctttaacaaaaatatggcacttttttaataatattgaaaaaatcaAAGAAATAGATGCTAAAATGAAATCAAAAAAGCCAATGAATTCCAACTCAAGTACCAAAACACAAAATTGTGCATtctttgatattttttataattttgatgaTTTTTTTGACGAAATTGATAACGAACAAAATAGTGAAGATGCAGAAAATTGTCAAAATCGAAATAATAACGGTCAAGAATTTAATATTCTAAACATGGGCAAGTCAAATAATATTGggaataaaatttgtatagAAAGTGatcaagaaaaaaatggaaaaaacattaaaaataatttagaacaaggaatgaataataatagtactattggaaataatattaaagaaataaattcaaACGATTTTGaagataatgaaaataatgatatatatgaaaaatgcttaaaaaaaaaattaatgatatcagacgatgataaaaatgtatgCAAACATTTAATAGTTTTAACTAACTATATTGTtcagaatattttttataatttaataaataattttattttaaaaaaaatacggGATCAAAAATATGAGGCAGAAGACTTTTtagatgaaaatattaagtTGGAAATTTTTACGAACAAACAAGAAAATTCGATGTTTAAAAGAagatataattattatattaacaaatcTAAAAACATTGAATCCCAAATTATTACAATGCAAAATGATGTAAATATTAACACatctaatatatatcaaattgAGCAAATGCTCAGACAAAACAACATAACCTTTGAGCCTTATATAAATTCTCAAAAAATGTTTGATAAAGCTTTTTCATCAAATTTGGGTGGAAATTTATCTGCATCTATCCCTACAAATTCTTTGAACCCGTTTCCAACCAATTTTGGGATTGGAACATCTACATCTCAGTTAGGAACAAGCCCAATAGCTTTAGGAAATTCTACTAGCATGTCTTTGTTCAAACAAGATAACAAAGGAACAAATTTTTCAAGCATGTTTAATAGTTCAAATACACAAACTAATATATTAAGTGGAACATCAGGGAATACTTTAAATAACACATCATCTCTTAGTACATCTAATTTTAACAACTCTACTAATTTCTTGAATCCATCTCAAACAAACACTACATCTCATTCCATTATGGATTCTCAAAGAACAATGTTTGCATCTACATCTAGGTTACTTTCACCATCTCAAGAAACACTAGGATTAAATAGCTCatctaataataatacaattcGCGATGCATCTAattcttctttatttaatgCACCCATTTCTtccaataataatattttcaaaccACAAACTGgattaaatatgttttcCACCAATTCAGGAACAAATACTTCTAGTATATTTTCAACTCCCCAGTCAAATACAACAGGATTATTTGGGGGTTCAAGTTTGGGAAACAATAATTctaatattaatgattcTAGAAGTAGTAGTATATTTGGATCGAACATGCAAACTAACAAAAATAACCCAACTATCTCATCATTTGGAAGCATGCTCAATCAAACATCAAGTACATCTAATACGGGGACGAATTCTTTAGGACTGAGTGGTGGATTTGGTTTGGGTTCAAGACCAGGAATGAATACaagtaataatttattgttaaataatatggatTCTAAAAATAGTCAATTAGGAGGAACACTTGGTGCATCTACCAGTACATCTCTGTTTGGAGCAAATAGAAGCAACTCAACCTTaacaaataatacaatattttCTAGCACCACAAATACAAATAGTTTATTGAATCCAATTAGCCAAAATAATAGCACCTCTAATATATTCAACAAGAACCCATTAGGTACATCTAACACGATTtcaaataatagtaatttATTTTCGTCACCAACTGCATCTACATCTTTATTTGGCGCAAATACAACTTCCCAAATATCATCATTTGGAAATACAACAAGCAATATGACTCAAACTACAACATCATCTCTATTCAATAACTCTTTTGGATCTCagcaaaataatattacatCTAGCAACAATTTGTTGGGTTTGTCTTCAAACAATTTAGCATTAACAGGACAGGGAATGAATCAACAATCGTCTCTATTTAGTAATAATAGCACGGGTTTTTCAAATAACTTAATGGGAAATAAAGGAAATAGCTCTTATCTATTTGGGAATGAAACTAATCAAAATgttatgaataataatgcaAGTTTATTTAGCACaggaaatatttattcgCATTTAGGAAATGAACATAacttacaaaatatattaaataggGAAggtattaataatataaataaattaaaagaatattatgaagatttaaaaataaaaacaaatgtattaaatgctgaaatatacaaaaataaaatggaattaaaaaaaaatgaatataatttgcaaaaagagaaaagaattcaattaataaaagaagCCAAACTAAGATATATGAAATCTAAATCagatataaattttaaagaaaaagaaatgtatatattaatagtTTTAGTGTTTATGTATTTTAagttaatattaaaaggtCCATTACCTtccacaaaaaataataaaaaattaaatacagTAATGAACGAAAGGTTCGATTATTTATGCGATTTTAGGCCAACaatgtatttatttgaacAAATTTTAGGAGAATCAAACAGGTTTATgaacacattttttaacataatatttttagataATATACTtcatgaagaaaataaaaatttagaaaaaataatttcgaaatataaaaatgattcagattatattactatatataataagaaaaaaacattatttcGAACAAATATTGAGGAAGaagatgatgaaaataaaatttcgGACCAATTTAAggattttaaaaatatcaaaaataatttatttacaacGCTTACACCAGAAacttattataaaaaaaaaatggaatatattatatgttcATATTCAAAAGAaagttataataatatactttttcataaaataaaatcttTAGGATTGagcattttaaaaatattatttgaacGAGATGtcttatttatacatatgtataatcaatggaaaaatgaaaaaatattatatgaaaaaattaataaatttcatttaaattttaattctataaataataatgaaacttcaatgaataatatgatGAATTTAAATGTAAATGATTCTATATCTGAATCGattttgaataataataataataatattattacttcAAATTTTAATGACATAAATTCAAGAGGGGGTgaacaaataaaagaagGTTTAGAAGCAGGTGCATCTACTGGTGGGGATGGaaaggaaataaattttacaGAATCATTATGTACCCCTATATGtgtacataattttttgtttaaaaatattaatataaactCAAGTACTacttatttaattttattattaaaaaacttTTTTCGAACTAGcgaaattaacaaaataattatatattttattttacaaattattatacgGGATACAAAAACAacgataaatatattaaaaagagATGCGGAatcatttaattatttaaaatatgcattaaaaaatatatttatatataacttaaatcaacaaaaatttaacaattcatatattatatcaaaTAGAGAAATTAAAATGCAAAATATTCTGAACAATTTTATTGACATTCCTTTATTGTattacttaaaaaaaaaaaataatataaaaacaaaagatTCTGTGATAAGTACTCGAAAAGATCGAGAATTTTATGaacgaaataaaaaaaattcaatatCAGGAAATGAAGTTTTAAACACATCTAACTGGTTGtcttatattaataaacatAATAGCGGAAATAATGAAATGGATGAAATCGATTTAATTTATCGagttgaaaaaaataaattagaatctgaaaattcaaatatggttttgaaaacaaaaaaagatggaaattatttatttgaagaAATAGAAGAAGGAAACAGCGCAAATAGTTCCTATAGCACATATAACAGTTATAGTAGTGATATAAGcgataatgaatataaaaaaataaataatttaaaaaataaaggacATATAGgattaaatgataattataGTCTAAGAAATGaaatgatattaaaatataaaaattttaaattaaaaaattcgaaaagaaataaatcgAAATATGTCTATGATTATTTATCAGATATTGATTTAATAGACACtataaaaagtaaaaagatttgtatattttatgataataaagaaaaagatgaagaaaatgataatataacattttataatttgtcgtctgaaaatataaatgataattattCTAAAAACgattattataatgaaataaaatcgattaattataatgtaACAGGTTTTTGTAGTtcatacaattttttaccAATAAATCAATTTTATACAGAAAAGTATGATTTTATAGAAAGTGAGCTTGTTTATATAAGtgatttaaaattatatttttatattaaatcatttaaaaGACATTCTTATTTCACTAAGCTTTTAAATATCGAAAAGGTTAGTGCCACAtctgaaaatgataaatataaaacgaATACAtctgaaaatataaatgacgatataaattatgaaataaaagaaaataatttatccTTTTCAAATTTAAGAAGAAGCGGTTTTGATGATTCGTCTTTAACatcaaacaaaaaaataataataaatgaaaatgatataataaaatatcaaaattgTGAAGAAAAGGATATAAAATTTCGAACTAATAACAAATTAGAATCagaaaatgaacaaaatgatgtaaacaaaattgtagaagatgaaataaaagttttcgatttttacaacaaattaaataagcttaatgaaaatatgcTATTtcctaatatattttatgacaATAAAGTagataaaatgaaatatatagaatatataaaaaaaattgctgaaaaagaacaaaaagaaaatgatggaaaatataaaaacattttaaacccaataaataatatattaaaaacacaaaaaaatgaaattgaAAAACAACTATCTATAGagttacaaaaaaaaaatatatatatcaataatGAATATTGTGAATGGATTGAATTGAgtcatttattaaatgtaGATATAGATTATAACGAAATAAGGGGGGggttaaataaaaataatagtgttttaaataattatagtaGAATGCCAATTACAAAAttgattttatatttttatgaagtTATTACTAGGAAATTTCTATTCTTAAATAATTCAGATTCATTAATTGAAAGTTGTGTATTATCATTGTTAGGTTTATCTTTTACTCCTTCTAAGCAAatggataaaaaaaatattatcacaAATATAGATGAATCATTAGAATTAGAAGAAAATTGTTTCTTAAATTCgttgataaaaaatgtaattgTCAATTTTTCTAATTATGAGCATGTATCTGAAACGATTAAAGTGggttataataataatattgctGAAATTGGTGAACAACATAATGACAGAAAAAAACGACTATtaacaaatgaaaaattaaatgaatttgaatttaaagatgatttatttataaatggTCAAGATGAAGAAGAAATCATTTTAGGaaattacataaataaagctgataatgaaaataattttttgaataatgaaaatttatatgaaatgGGATCCGGGTTAAACAACGACAATTCAAAAATTGTGTTTctaaacaaaaaaagaaaagattattacaaaaaaaatatatttttaaataactCTAACAATTTGAAACAGTATAATacatttgaaaaaaatatatactttattaaaagtttgaatattatatatatgttgtctaaaaataaaaaaataaaagaatatataataaatttaataaatacaatgtggcataacaaatataatgtgttttattatattacccaaaatgtaaatatcgaaaaattaaaagatactgaaaaaataatttttttcaaaatatcattacacattttaaatatatttattccaATATTAGATCATATACTAATCAATATAGATAAACATGttgaaaaatttattaatttaagtTTTCCAAATGACAAAGAAGATAATAATTCAATTCAAATATTTGAatcaattaataataatgcaacaaataatgaattgggaaacaaaaataacaatataggtccacaaaaatattgtaacatttttcatataataaataaagaaaattttaatgaaaaaaaaaatttatttgaatttctAAACCCAATATTCACATTTGATAATGCTCAGAATTTTATAAACCATTACATtaatattgtaaaaaattataatgacaattatttaaaacattatatttatcattattatttatttaattataattttgaatttcaaaaaatttataactATTCAAATCTAGAAcatatacattatataaaaagtaataaattatgtaatgatataaatgaaaaatgttTCAACACAAAAAGTagaataaatgaatataataaaaagaatgtacatttattatatacaaatataataaatgtatatgttaatttttGCAAAATACTAAACAGTTACAAAGTTAGCAAACATGTAAATGTCAATTACACATTTAATGATGGAAAATATGTGGAAAactatgaaaataataatattgatgaaaatgtaaaaaataaaatactaaaaccaataaatatagaaaatgaaaatgaatttaattttgaaaatttaaatgaaataataggaaataaatcttatttattaaaatttttagacgattattatataaatgaaaatatatcaaaagaagaaaaaaaagaacatattgaaaaaaatgtatatatttataatagtataaactatttaaacataaattataaaaattggctacttgtttataaaacatatatagaaaaaataacatatttaattgatttaattttaaaaatcaaaaataatactataaaaaaaaaaatatattatttgaaaaattatttttatatagtaAACAATATACAACGTCATTTAAAAAGTGTAACAAGTTTAATAAAATCttcttattatataaattttaatattcaAATTACTCCAATCctttttattgtttatttatttataactatattttttttatcacataataataagtttgcttttaaatatttatcatgTATTAACAAAGGTTTTcacaatttatttaaaggaaaaaatatgcttgattttaaaaacacAGAAAATATAGATGGCGAAGATGATACAAACAATGATGATGATTCAGGTAgtgaaatattaaaacataataataaaaaaaatgaaataaataaaaaaataaaattttatgatgaaataaatggTTCTAAACAAGGGAAAGAATCAGATGCGCATCTATGTGATAATGATGAATTTAAGATTgatcatttaaaatataacaaaaaattgaaaatgtCGTCTGTTTTTTctaaacaaatattaacaaaagaattccaaaataatataataaacattCCGAAAGCATATAATCAAGACGGTAGttcaaatataattaataattttgataaaaaaacaagaaCAAGATACAACAACACTAGCTCATCTATACATGACGATGGAATAGATACAATTtcaaatttacaaaaaggagaattatataaatctgttttttttat
The sequence above is a segment of the Plasmodium berghei ANKA genome assembly, chromosome: 1 genome. Coding sequences within it:
- a CDS encoding nucleoporin NUP637, putative — its product is MNNLIKTMNISEGNDKLVGGGKVDESIRKENNKKQKKEHNTSFYYEVYHKLKIYYEYSINEEERKNKCFLKNKNPLTEITKLQDELVSFFDGNIELFSNPFYFLNYEEDNNINKNDLKNYLGTKYPNLLNIMEDVIKCSLIINRNVYYVCDLFNDVYKNIEKNNIHTEISKTIYINEVLKECIEKENLIIMIFLEILIYINRNEKIGITLDNDNKSMKHEYFSEKEDNYTDNELKKNEEVKSSSDNSSLTNNSLASLNISKKKKKKNINNKKINGDKFSYYVLVNLTENDFVENIFLEIDKIIKFLIKFDGICDKAEYAFNYKTHKINILFNLLDLLFLYFSKFHANINNISSIFKSINHLVSTKYFDFISTDYYVKELDNLLFLESQKKNKKIIKYIKNIKNSKLISQVDDYYKLDINISDSGLNKFDIFSENGLNSSVYKSLNFEPSTIFPKINQSLESGITNFQGKNVSNPISIGNTNSIPNIIITEPNENMSNINQKTQNLVDVDTLNKFSNNIVTNNQINYSNFHSEINNLRGKNSGNTMINPQNKCGIKNNIFNKCLDCTGYWYSCNCSLNNFEKSTLTLSTQISLLLILCLHPNIDKYVYEKRKNIKINNSSSPDGINISVQSSGKENINELLELKKKKIDFENFQTPTIWKYNCMSTEKDYKHLMGIKNNYIISENYISENISYYYLFFSKITEAKKKKKYNKIEEKPVEEFWNDKIFQDASNDGITGSCSYDSNILMLKFVIGLFINSKEDILSSIFDDNIFKVLRNFILKKISSYTLIGNLIFHLFHSIFLSAFIKNGRTTDVWNTFIDSHIKRDFNLKRKKKIDNKDANIFKDTITSSNNNTASFIQDNAQTRQNFDGINKNINISQHRMGSDSLLNRTIQNPSDLYMHQNSYRNMHNNIIYIYKKKGEYIIDILAFLKILCINYPRLITKYVCILKNIINRYHSRIMEFSEIDDTFYHHNLEQIHEIDNSGSRNGVNTIPTRNSKNEHDKYSQLKENKYYNINEERRMIIMKYRSLKLIAEEKMKICIDFYSDIFVQILDFASVLCNNIYDLKIIENVVMCFKTPLTANLNIFNLIKKLFNQFTCALNGKFNEFSKITNKQHIYEKTRGNTKSGVVLNGNFNIIDDETSNDITNNGFIDSINIDSTNNGQVNVKNSRDLYRNVFGRSVNISSNQNATTSSNNNVSLFSSYKDGNGKNGNGEEEYENGNYNNSYDGNDYRYDDNDDDYCSNAYFTYINYFKLNLLEKLFEQNNYLKEILKNNNVMEYLEKNNAYLRNLIKENYLVEKHINDKKIFKNYASNLDAYNKLLSYENDYTASARDANKILQDIEQSNNKLKLFLNFKGVTSLFGAQVNPISYVGGLQNNLDNNSLQLQSSMSNFLENLLEEKNCINYLLADNKVAENLLRENNILKYEYNKYNMIDLFFKNKTEENQLDNIKSIMLTEYNVNKIFSYEKRFKILKTNFDGSYNNKEAIKFFFEDNKEAINFFKDKKNEPPIFKDDDSSSLNENIMNRAKVILKRELEDDSKSYIDARYLLNNIFEKRFYPYNCIKMLEKCLLFLSSVNNNKLCYYMPLNKNLLVDYILLEQYENASGNTASSTSMDIANMHLQENNNVNKLFPDDDEKNPFRIRNKKYNNMISLIDTQNYINTTQFKNVFIHNLNMHSNKKSKDKHKIVKHYKTLHLLDMLYEIVKTKGNSSLDLLNLKCLSLEILCSSFVKNSSSALSVLCIITNIFPDLFLDVVKQFKDQNDQLKKKLDFLDKEASIENPKYKKIEQLTNNLSVPKINLKVIIIFMKCVNFLIYIIGIKRKFNMSLTKIWHFFNNIEKIKEIDAKMKSKKPMNSNSSTKTQNCAFFDIFYNFDDFFDEIDNEQNSEDAENCQNRNNNGQEFNILNMGKSNNIGNKICIESDQEKNGKNIKNNLEQGMNNNSTIGNNIKEINSNDFEDNENNDIYEKCLKKKLMISDDDKNVCKHLIVLTNYIVQNIFYNLINNFILKKIRDQKYEAEDFLDENIKLEIFTNKQENSMFKRRYNYYINKSKNIESQIITMQNDVNINTSNIYQIEQMLRQNNITFEPYINSQKMFDKAFSSNLGGNLSASIPTNSLNPFPTNFGIGTSTSQLGTSPIALGNSTSMSLFKQDNKGTNFSSMFNSSNTQTNILSGTSGNTLNNTSSLSTSNFNNSTNFLNPSQTNTTSHSIMDSQRTMFASTSRLLSPSQETLGLNSSSNNNTIRDASNSSLFNAPISSNNNIFKPQTGLNMFSTNSGTNTSSIFSTPQSNTTGLFGGSSLGNNNSNINDSRSSSIFGSNMQTNKNNPTISSFGSMLNQTSSTSNTGTNSLGLSGGFGLGSRPGMNTSNNLLLNNMDSKNSQLGGTLGASTSTSLFGANRSNSTLTNNTIFSSTTNTNSLLNPISQNNSTSNIFNKNPLGTSNTISNNSNLFSSPTASTSLFGANTTSQISSFGNTTSNMTQTTTSSLFNNSFGSQQNNITSSNNLLGLSSNNLALTGQGMNQQSSLFSNNSTGFSNNLMGNKGNSSYLFGNETNQNVMNNNASLFSTGNIYSHLGNEHNLQNILNREGINNINKLKEYYEDLKIKTNVLNAEIYKNKMELKKNEYNLQKEKRIQLIKEAKLRYMKSKSDINFKEKEMYILIVLVFMYFKLILKGPLPSTKNNKKLNTVMNERFDYLCDFRPTMYLFEQILGESNRFMNTFFNIIFLDNILHEENKNLEKIISKYKNDSDYITIYNKKKTLFRTNIEEEDDENKISDQFKDFKNIKNNLFTTLTPETYYKKKMEYIICSYSKESYNNILFHKIKSLGLSILKILFERDVLFIHMYNQWKNEKILYEKINKFHLNFNSINNNETSMNNMMNLNVNDSISESILNNNNNNIITSNFNDINSRGGEQIKEGLEAGASTGGDGKEINFTESLCTPICVHNFLFKNININSSTTYLILLLKNFFRTSEINKIIIYFILQIIIRDTKTTINILKRDAESFNYLKYALKNIFIYNLNQQKFNNSYIISNREIKMQNILNNFIDIPLLYYLKKKNNIKTKDSVISTRKDREFYERNKKNSISGNEVLNTSNWLSYINKHNSGNNEMDEIDLIYRVEKNKLESENSNMVLKTKKDGNYLFEEIEEGNSANSSYSTYNSYSSDISDNEYKKINNLKNKGHIGLNDNYSLRNEMILKYKNFKLKNSKRNKSKYVYDYLSDIDLIDTIKSKKICIFYDNKEKDEENDNITFYNLSSENINDNYSKNDYYNEIKSINYNVTGFCSSYNFLPINQFYTEKYDFIESELVYISDLKLYFYIKSFKRHSYFTKLLNIEKVSATSENDKYKTNTSENINDDINYEIKENNLSFSNLRRSGFDDSSLTSNKKIIINENDIIKYQNCEEKDIKFRTNNKLESENEQNDVNKIVEDEIKVFDFYNKLNKLNENMLFPNIFYDNKVDKMKYIEYIKKIAEKEQKENDGKYKNILNPINNILKTQKNEIEKQLSIELQKKNIYINNEYCEWIELSHLLNVDIDYNEIRGGLNKNNSVLNNYSRMPITKLILYFYEVITRKFLFLNNSDSLIESCVLSLLGLSFTPSKQMDKKNIITNIDESLELEENCFLNSLIKNVIVNFSNYEHVSETIKVGYNNNIAEIGEQHNDRKKRLLTNEKLNEFEFKDDLFINGQDEEEIILGNYINKADNENNFLNNENLYEMGSGLNNDNSKIVFLNKKRKDYYKKNIFLNNSNNLKQYNTFEKNIYFIKSLNIIYMLSKNKKIKEYIINLINTMWHNKYNVFYYITQNVNIEKLKDTEKIIFFKISLHILNIFIPILDHILINIDKHVEKFINLSFPNDKEDNNSIQIFESINNNATNNELGNKNNNIGPQKYCNIFHIINKENFNEKKNLFEFLNPIFTFDNAQNFINHYINIVKNYNDNYLKHYIYHYYLFNYNFEFQKIYNYSNLEHIHYIKSNKLCNDINEKCFNTKSRINEYNKKNVHLLYTNIINVYVNFCKILNSYKVSKHVNVNYTFNDGKYVENYENNNIDENVKNKILKPINIENENEFNFENLNEIIGNKSYLLKFLDDYYINENISKEEKKEHIEKNVYIYNSINYLNINYKNWLLVYKTYIEKITYLIDLILKIKNNTIKKKIYYLKNYFYIVNNIQRHLKSVTSLIKSSYYINFNIQITPILFIVYLFITIFFLSHNNKFAFKYLSCINKGFHNLFKGKNMLDFKNTENIDGEDDTNNDDDSGSEILKHNNKKNEINKKIKFYDEINGSKQGKESDAHLCDNDEFKIDHLKYNKKLKMSSVFSKQILTKEFQNNIINIPKAYNQDGSSNIINNFDKKTRTRYNNTSSSIHDDGIDTISNLQKGELYKSVFFINNNYNNNNNNSNNVGSKNLDDNKLYYDIHSEYYKLILKSNEFFGDLLQLLIILITKKHPVLNKYTIIYIYECLYTLLNIYHYSYCFAEKEYNSKNNKNMFISLIKRIDHNILNEFISTLFTDSYKNFFTNNNSTIPIYFYNNIYKFIDYNTEIFMIKNREELTDNASILESKNRVSMHNLIDSDNSDIGNYFLNKEQMYMKEKKKVHFADSEPTKIVNENKVDVKMSEEDNGVINLNFKNNFENKIHLNSRSLNLYEEIYCSNFLYNKNDLNLLSINLLIFLLTRIGIYEIDIKIDENNVKNLIKGNLFIFNKNSGNENENKILHTCFLLSALCDTSYINEFISSEDLFSLFLKSNIFNNLYEYKFNYLSNSISFLTFPTNFLENKNIYIPLPMLIISYITVILKVIDKKGLQLFNIIGKWITTNITIFTNHLIVNNYLMKSYEIVHEINNFTTYNHNLVYKCLCYASTCNFTREPSNNTSNSSNKPLNFVHESKTDVKTNKENDINDNTKYTENLINHSNVKLVNLDIIYSSTYYLLRLYKNYLLYIHQNYLNLKKLKIVENINKKKNNKSKKIKQNLTYMEKKLINKKGNIGEIDSSKNINRYINKFNDENNIPNKIPIQKENYFRNHFHPNYSEYESNEHNSDYDESESQDNEEEEEEEDEEEEEEKNIREMDSIKNNFSKLINSVYNEKNSQFIIGNYNNKNVLSNNMNTIFGNSNSNNGFIENNYFYIDKGLCFEFNEISLNICNIIKEHTYILQYVKDLLNILSIFVIYDISWKDENELVTTDIDSHKETRGNHYVNVKSDNNIDENNYNFDTKEMRRKNIRTHRILQNIIPKYSIKFHCINLCLDIIEYDIGIYDEYVQQYKTKYYEYIKIVLKVFMNTSFYYINIIKYENKHMLKSVSVAMKKLTNIIFFLLTNLIRKEKTTDEDKKKHALINKFLYDKNGFKKNAHEITTELFNCEDNIFTDKKCSLDHVKKFLENTEIDIHVLKKILTCIIYFTFAMLNNQKVNKINIENINLNHINKINLKKIANTYLENNNILKVFTFILQRSTQIYYLLYNYAMQS